A region of Ramlibacter agri DNA encodes the following proteins:
- a CDS encoding FAS1-like dehydratase domain-containing protein: protein MTEANAEMRITQDVLEHLRTWTGKTEERQDEVTPAPVAGLSATLDLAAGAAAGGELPPIWHWLYFLPNAPQSELGADGHPRLGGFLPPVPLPRRMWAGSRIQWLAPLRVGDRMQRVSTIQSLAHKAGRSGDLVFVTVRHEISRGGELAIREEQDIVYRAPARPGDPAPAPQAAPTDATWSRELVADPALLFRFSALTFNAHRIHYDRTYAQDVEQYPGLVVHGPLQATLLLDLVRRKQPQARLASFSFRAMSPIFDGHPFQVCSAPQADGHSARLWTQDASGHLAMQAEARFQ from the coding sequence ATGACCGAAGCCAACGCAGAGATGCGCATCACCCAGGACGTGCTGGAGCACCTGCGCACGTGGACGGGCAAGACGGAGGAACGCCAGGACGAGGTCACCCCCGCCCCCGTGGCCGGCCTGTCCGCCACGCTGGACCTCGCCGCGGGCGCTGCCGCCGGCGGCGAACTGCCCCCGATCTGGCACTGGCTGTACTTCCTGCCGAACGCCCCGCAGTCCGAACTGGGCGCCGATGGCCACCCGCGCCTGGGCGGCTTCCTGCCGCCGGTGCCCCTGCCCCGCCGCATGTGGGCCGGCAGCCGCATCCAGTGGCTCGCGCCGCTGCGCGTGGGCGACAGGATGCAGCGCGTCTCGACCATCCAGTCGCTGGCGCACAAGGCCGGGCGTAGTGGCGACCTGGTGTTCGTGACGGTGCGGCACGAGATCTCGCGCGGCGGCGAACTGGCGATCCGTGAAGAGCAGGACATCGTCTATCGCGCGCCGGCACGACCCGGCGATCCCGCTCCGGCACCGCAAGCAGCCCCGACCGACGCCACCTGGTCGCGCGAGCTGGTCGCCGACCCCGCGCTGCTGTTCCGCTTCTCCGCGCTGACCTTCAACGCGCACCGCATCCACTACGACCGCACTTATGCGCAGGACGTGGAGCAGTATCCCGGCCTGGTCGTGCACGGCCCGCTGCAGGCGACCCTGCTGCTGGACCTGGTGCGGCGCAAGCAGCCGCAGGCGCGGCTCGCCAGCTTCAGCTTCCGGGCCATGAGCCCGATCTTCGACGGCCACCCCTTCCAGGTCTGCAGCGCACCGCAGGCCGACGGCCACAGCGCCCGCCTGTGGACGCAGGACGCCAGCGGCCACCTGGCCATGCAGGCCGAAGCCCGATTCCAGTGA
- a CDS encoding acyl-CoA dehydrogenase family protein, translated as MKTQIPFPYQEMREALRDLCGRFDSAYWQKVDTERGYPEAFVDALTEAGWLAAMIPQEYGGSGLGLAEASVVMEEINFAGGNAGSCHGQMYNMGTLLRHGSPEQKKQYLPGIAGGKLRLQTMAVTEPTTGTDTTQLKTTAVKKGDRYVVNGQKVWISRIQHSDLMILLARTTPLAEVKKKSEGMSIFIVDLHQAIGKGMTVRPIQNMVNHETNEVFFDNLEIPAENLIGTEGQGFKYILDGLNAERTLIAAECIGDAYWFVDKARRYASERVVFNRPIGQNQGVAFPLADAYIETEAANLMRFKACSMFDAHQPCGAEANMAKYLAAKASWQAADMCLQTHGGFGFAHEYDVERKFRETRLYQVAPISTNLIYSYVAEHVLGLPRSF; from the coding sequence ATGAAGACCCAGATCCCCTTTCCCTACCAGGAAATGCGCGAGGCCCTGCGCGACCTGTGCGGCCGCTTCGACTCCGCCTACTGGCAGAAGGTCGACACCGAGCGCGGCTACCCCGAGGCTTTCGTCGACGCGCTGACCGAAGCCGGCTGGCTGGCCGCCATGATCCCGCAGGAATACGGCGGCTCCGGCCTGGGCCTGGCCGAGGCCTCGGTGGTGATGGAGGAGATCAACTTCGCCGGCGGCAACGCCGGCTCCTGCCACGGCCAGATGTACAACATGGGCACCTTGCTGCGCCATGGCTCGCCCGAGCAGAAGAAGCAGTACCTGCCCGGCATCGCCGGCGGCAAGCTGCGCCTGCAGACGATGGCCGTCACCGAGCCCACCACGGGCACCGACACGACGCAGCTCAAGACCACCGCCGTGAAGAAGGGCGACCGCTACGTCGTCAACGGCCAGAAGGTCTGGATCTCGCGCATCCAGCACTCCGACCTGATGATCCTGCTGGCCCGCACCACGCCGCTGGCGGAGGTGAAGAAGAAGAGCGAAGGCATGAGCATCTTCATCGTGGACCTGCACCAGGCCATCGGCAAGGGCATGACGGTGCGGCCGATCCAGAACATGGTCAACCACGAGACCAACGAAGTGTTCTTCGACAACCTGGAGATCCCGGCGGAGAACCTGATCGGCACCGAAGGCCAGGGCTTCAAGTACATCCTGGACGGCCTGAACGCCGAGCGCACCTTGATCGCCGCCGAATGCATCGGCGATGCCTACTGGTTCGTCGACAAGGCGCGCCGCTACGCCAGCGAGCGCGTGGTGTTCAACCGGCCCATCGGGCAGAACCAGGGCGTGGCCTTCCCGCTGGCCGACGCCTACATCGAGACCGAGGCGGCCAACCTGATGCGCTTCAAGGCCTGCTCCATGTTCGACGCGCACCAGCCCTGCGGCGCCGAGGCCAACATGGCCAAGTACCTGGCGGCCAAAGCCTCCTGGCAGGCGGCCGACATGTGCCTGCAGACGCACGGCGGCTTCGGCTTCGCCCATGAATACGACGTCGAGCGCAAGTTCCGCGAGACGCGCCTGTACCAGGTGGCGCCGATCTCGACCAACCTGATCTACTCGTATGTCGCCGAGCACGTGCTCGGCCTGCCTCGGAGTTTCTGA